From Triticum aestivum cultivar Chinese Spring unplaced genomic scaffold, IWGSC CS RefSeq v2.1 scaffold107662, whole genome shotgun sequence, a single genomic window includes:
- the LOC123178183 gene encoding uncharacterized protein (The sequence of the model RefSeq protein was modified relative to this genomic sequence to represent the inferred CDS: added 20 bases not found in genome assembly), whose protein sequence is MADGKLLPPAGYAFDPAEHELITKFLRPRIAAGPEVFFASRLIHEADAYSAAPGDLVEMYQHAKGTDKGDGKGGVWYFFTPASRHKTKCGRGRGRRKRAVAAAGEGYCWHSEKGGIPVLDNQGKLVGHRRNLSYVKKLPGEKEKIRIGWCMAEYSLHADDKQDDLVLCKVCVSHHRSETTYDEVINAPGSRKRKAADVQHRPQTPRRQEPPIVQQPGMLHEYGRWFMSDEGENMLPPGAVDDGSVDPGGFFTDDMLQDFPELHDAVVAHGFFPGNLDSKVQEGTGAAEDEDDAFRCTLDELLRFCDDTAVACPTM, encoded by the coding sequence CAAGTTCCTCCGCCCACGGATCGCCGCCGGACCGGAGGTCTTCTTCGCCAGCCGCCTCATCCACGAGGCCGACGCCTACTCCGCCGCCCCCGGCGACCTCGTCGAGATGTATCAACATGCGAAAGGAACGGACAAGGGCGATGGGAAAGGGGGCGTGTGGTACTTCTTCACCCCGGCCAGTCGTCACAAGACCAAATGCGGCCGCGGCCGCGGGAGGCGGAAGCGCGCCGTGGCCGCCGCCGGCGAGGGTTACTGTTGGCACTCGGAGAAGGGCGGGATCCCCGTGCTAGACAACCAAGGTAAACTCGTAGGCCATAGACGAAACCTCAGCTACGTCAAGAAGTTGCCGGGAGAGAAAGAAAAGATCAGGATCGGATGGTGCATGGCCGAGTACAGCCTCCACGCCGACGACAAGCAAGACGACCTGGTGCTCTGCAAGGTCTGCGTGTCTCATCACAGGAGCGAGACCACATACGACGAGGTAATCAATGCTCCCGGTtccaggaaaaggaaggccgccgacGTCCAGCACCGTCCCCAAACCCCACGCCGCCAGGAACCGCCGATCGTCCAACAACCCGGGATGCTTCACGAGTATGGGCGCTGGTTCATGTCCGACGAAGGCGAGAATATGTTGCCGCCCGGAGCAGTGGACGACGGCAGCGTGGATCCAGGCGGGTTCTTCACCGACGACATGCTTCAAGATTTTCCCGAGCTCCACGACGCTGTGGTGGCGCATGGGTTCTTCCCCGGCAACCTCGACAGCAAAGTCCAAGAAGGCACTGGCGCTGCAGAGGATGAAGACGACGCCTTCCGGTGCACGTTGGATGAGCTGCTGCGCTTCTGCGACGACACGGCTGTGGCATGCCCTACCATGTGA